One genomic window of Solea solea chromosome 12, fSolSol10.1, whole genome shotgun sequence includes the following:
- the sin3aa gene encoding SIN3 transcription regulator family member Aa isoform X1: MKRRLEDQETVFASQQRRLTGNVEAFQHRVLAPAPAPAVYEAVPDNMQPTAGVQYSVPLGYQVPTVSQNSGGHGHTPSPAVHGGSHHHNPAVQSHGPSVMSGHSHTAAPQASAQGQQQFQRLKVEDALSYLDQVKLQFGNQPQVYNDFLDIMKEFKSQSIDTPGVINRVSQLFKGHPDLIMGFNTFLPPGYKIEVQTNDLVNVTTPGQIHHITPHGISVQNIPLTGAATQHQPQLPSAPTTTASPLLTQPTPAKMTKPLQPQALTPSIQSSPSIPGHTSPRSPPMQLHTPLSGTPTGPPMQNNQPVEFNHAINYVNKIKNRFQGQPDIYKAFLEILHTYQKEQRNAKEAGGNYTPALTEQEVYAQVARLFKNQEDLLSEFGQFLPDANSSVLLSKTTAEKVESVRNDHGGTAKKLQLNNKQRPNQNGCQIRRHPTPGSTPPVKKKSKLLNLKDPSMAEVGKHGVGTESLFFEKVRKALRSAEAYDNFLRCLVIFNQEVISRAELVQLVLPFLGKFPELFNWFKNFLGYREMSHIEAYPKERATEGIAMEIDYASCKRLGSSYRALPKSYQQPKCTGRTPLCKEVLNDTWVSFPSWSEDSTFVSSKKTQYEEHIYRCEDERFELDVVLETNLSTIRVLETVQRKLSRMSAEEQAKFRLDNTLGGSSEVVHRKAVQRIYGDKAPDIIDGLKKNPSVSVPIVLKRLKTKEEEWREAQRGFNKIWREQNEKYYLKSLDHQGIHFKQNDTKVLRSKSLLNEIESIYDEHQEQASEENTTPPAGPHLTLAYEDSQILEDAAALIIHHVKRQTSIHKEEKFKIKQIIFHFIPDMLFSQRGELSDVEEEEEEEEMELEEGASKKHNGVPSSGSPSKSKLLFSNTAAQKLRGCDDAYNLFYVNNNWYIFLRLHQTLCSRLLKLYGQAERQIEEDVRERDWEREVLGLKREKNDNPAIQLRLKEPMDIEVEDYYSAFLEMVRNLLDGNMEASQYEDSLREMFTIHAYIAFTMDKLIQSIVRQLQHIVSDEICVQVMDLFLAENSTGASGGSMSTQSSRNSAEAIYQRKAEQLMSDENCFKVMFLRNRGQVHLMVELLDTEEENSDEPMEAERWSDYVERYLNPDSTTPELREHLAQKPVFLPRNLRRIRKYQKGREQLDKEACEGGKKSLEKEKMECMFKLNSYKMVYVFKSEDYMYRRTALLRAHQSHERVSTRLHKRFQAWVDTWVKEHVTRDMNAETNKWLMGEGREGLLPCTTARQPEVVHFVNINKYRVKYGTPSKSP; encoded by the exons ATGAAGCGGCGACTGGAGGATCAGGAAACGGTTTTTGCATCTCAGCAGCGGCGCCTCACTGGTAACGTGGAGGCTTTCCAGCATCGCGTTCTAGCCCCTGCTCCGGCTCCAGCTGTGTATGAGGCTGTGCCAGACAACATGCAGCCCACGGCAGGCGTTCAGTACTCCGTCCCACTGGGATACCAG GTTCCCACTGTGTCCCAGAACAGTGGTGGACATGGGCACACCCCGAGCCCAGCCGTCCATGGTGGGTCCCATCATCACAACCCAGCAGTCCAATCTCACGGGCCCTCAGTGATGTCAGGACACAGTCATACAGCTGCTCCTCAGGCCTCCGCACAGGGTCAGCAGCAGTTTCAAAGGCTCAAG GTGGAAGATGCTTTGTCTTACTTGGACCAAGTAAAATTGCAGTTTGGCAACCAGCCTCAGGTCTACAATGACTTCTTGGATATAATGAAAGAGTTCAAGTCTCAAAG TATTGACACTCCAGGGGTCATCAACCGTGTGTCACAGTTGTTCAAAGGTCATCCTGACCTCATCATGGGCTTCAACACTTTCCTGCCACCAGGCTACAAGATTGAGGTCCAGACCAATGATTTGGTCAATGTGACAACACCCGGTCAAATTCACCATATCACTCCTCATGGCATTTCAGTGCAGAACATCCCCTTAACAGGAGCAGCTACCCAACACCAACCGCAGCTcccatctgcaccaaccaccaCTGCTTCCCCTCTTTTAACACAGCCTACCCCTGCCAAAATGACCAAA CCTCTCCAGCCCCAGGCCTTGACACCGAGCATCCAGAGCAGTCCGTCCATACCTGGGCACACCTCTCCCCGCTCCCCACCCATGCAGCTCCACACCCCTCTCAGTGGGACCCCCACTGGACCACCCATGCAGAACAACCAGCCTGTGGAGTTCAACCACGCTATCAACTACGTCAACAAAATCAAGAATCGCTTCCAGGGCCAGCCTGACATTTACAAAGCCTTCCTGGAAATACTCCACACCTACCAG AAAGAGCAGCGTAATGCTAAGGAGGCAGGAGGGAACTACACACCGGCTCTGACGGAGCAGGAGGTGTATGCTCAGGTGGCCAGGCTCTTCAAGAATCAAGAGGACCTGCTGTCCGAATTTGGACAATTTCTGCCTGACGCCAACAGTTCGGTG CTGTTAAGTAAGACCACAGCTGAGAAGGTAGAGTCTGTACGGAACGACCACGGTGGAACTGCGAAAAAGCTGCAGCTCAACAACAAACAGAGGCCCAATCAGAACGGCTGCCAGATCCGACGCCATCCAACTCCAGGGTCCACACCACCTGTCAAG AAGAAGTCCAAGTTACTGAATTTGAAAGATCCGTCAATGGCAGAAGTTGGCAAGCATGGAGTCGGCACAGAATCTCTGTTCTTTGAGAAG GTGCGCAAAGCCTTGCGAAGTGCAGAGGCCTACGACAACTTCCTGCGGTGTCTGGTCATCTTTAATCAAGAGGTGATCTCCAGGGCTGAACTGGTGCAGTTGGTGCTGCCCTTTTTAGG TAAATTTCCCGAACTCTTCAACTGGTTTAAGAACTTCCTGGGATATCGGGAAATGTCCCACATTGAGGCATATCCTAAGGAACGGGCCACTGAGGGCATCGCCATGGAGATTGATTATGCTTCCTGTAAGAGACTAGGCTCCAGTTACAGAGCTCTGCCCAAAAGCTACCAGCAGCCCAAATGCACTGGGAGAACTCCGCTTTGTAAAGAG GTCTTAAATGACACCTGGGTGTCCTTCCCCTCCTGGTCTGAGGACTCCACCTTTGTCAGCTCAAAGAAAACTCAGTATGAAGAGCATATTTACAGATGTGAGGATGAACGCTTTGAG TTGGATGTAGTACTGGAAACCAACTTGTCCACCATCAGAGTGTTGGAGACAGTACAGCGTAAATTGTCTCGCATGTCAGCCGAGGAGCAGGCCAAGTTCCGTTTGGACAACACGCTGGGCGGCTCCTCGGAGGTCGTGCACCGCAAGGCTGTCCAGAGGATATATGGAGACAAAGCACCGGACATCATCGATGGCCTGAAGAAAAACCCTTCAGTTTCTGTCCCTATTGTGTTGAAGAG GTTAAAGACAAAGGAGGAAGAGTGGCGGGAAGCGCAACGGGGCTTCAACAAGATATGGAGGGAGCAGAATGAGAAGTATTACCTCAAATCTCTTGATCATCAAGGCATCCACTTCAAACAGAATGACACCAAAGTGCTTCGATCCAAGTCCTTGCTGAATGAAATTGAAAGCATCTATGATGAG CACCAGGAGCAGGCTTCTGAGGAAAACACCACCCCACCCGCAGGTCCCCACCTGACACTGGCCTACGAAGACAGTCAGATACTGGAGGATGCTGCAGCACTCATCATCCACCATGTCAAGCGGCAGACGAGCATTCATAAGGAGGAaaaattcaaaatcaaacaaatcatCTTCCACTTCATCCCCGACATGCTGTTCTCGCAGCGTGGTGAGCTTTCTGAcgtagaagaggaagaggaggaggaggagatggagctgGAGGAAGGAGCATCCAAAAAGCACAACGGTGTCCCCAGCAGTGGGAGCCCCTCTAAATCCAAGTTGCTGTTCAGCAACACGGCGGCACAGAAGCTGCGCGGCTGCGACGACGCCTACAACCTCTTCTACGTCAACAACAACTGGTACATCTTCCTGCGACTGCACCAGACGCTGTGCTCGCGACTGCTGAAGCTGTACGGGCAGGCGGAGCGACAGATCGAAGAGGACGTCAGAGAACGCGACTGGGAGAGGGAAGTCCTAGGACTCAAGAGGGAGAAGAACGACAATCCAGCCATCCAGCTGAGACTGAAGGAGCCCA TGGACATTGAGGTGGAAGATTACTACTCGGCCTTCTTGGAGATGGTTAGGAATCTGCTGGATGGAAACATGGAGGCCTCTCAGTACGAGGACTCGCTGAGGGAGATGTTCACCATCCACGCTTACATCGCTTTCACGATGGACAAGCTCATCCAAAGCATCGTCCGACAG CTTCAACACATCGTGAGCGATGAGATCTGTGTCCAAGTAATGGACCTCTTCCTGGCAGAGAACTCTACTGGGGCCAGTGGAGGATCCATGTCCACTCAGTCTTCGAGGAATTCTGCCGAGGCTATCTACCAGCGGAAAGCCGAGCAGCTTATGTCTGATGAAAACTGCTTCaag GTGATGTTTTTGAGAAACAGAGGTCAAGTGCATCTCATGGTGGAGCTCCTAGACACGGAAGAGGAGAACTCTGACGAGCCCATGGAGGCAGAG CGTTGGTCGGATTATGTCGAACGCTACTTAAACCCAGATTCAACCACACCTGAGTTAAGGGAGCATCTTGCTCAGAAACCAGTTTTTCTTCCCAG GAATCTGAGACGGATCAGAAAGTACCAGAAGGGCCGAGAGCAGCTGGACAAGGAGGCGTGCGAGGGCGGCAAGAAGTCcctggaaaaagagaaaatggagTGCATGTTCAAGCTCAACTCTTACAAGATGGTATACGTCTTCAAGTCTGAGGATTACATGTACCGACGCACTGCACTGCTGAGAGCTCACCAG tcaCATGAGAGGGTGAGC
- the sin3aa gene encoding SIN3 transcription regulator family member Aa isoform X2, whose product MKRRLEDQETVFASQQRRLTGNVEAFQHRVLAPAPAPAVYEAVPDNMQPTAGVQYSVPLGYQVPTVSQNSGGHGHTPSPAVHGGSHHHNPAVQSHGPSVMSGHSHTAAPQASAQGQQQFQRLKVEDALSYLDQVKLQFGNQPQVYNDFLDIMKEFKSQSIDTPGVINRVSQLFKGHPDLIMGFNTFLPPGYKIEVQTNDLVNVTTPGQIHHITPHGISVQNIPLTGAATQHQPQLPSAPTTTASPLLTQPTPAKMTKPLQPQALTPSIQSSPSIPGHTSPRSPPMQLHTPLSGTPTGPPMQNNQPVEFNHAINYVNKIKNRFQGQPDIYKAFLEILHTYQKEQRNAKEAGGNYTPALTEQEVYAQVARLFKNQEDLLSEFGQFLPDANSSVLLSKTTAEKVESVRNDHGGTAKKLQLNNKQRPNQNGCQIRRHPTPGSTPPVKKSKLLNLKDPSMAEVGKHGVGTESLFFEKVRKALRSAEAYDNFLRCLVIFNQEVISRAELVQLVLPFLGKFPELFNWFKNFLGYREMSHIEAYPKERATEGIAMEIDYASCKRLGSSYRALPKSYQQPKCTGRTPLCKEVLNDTWVSFPSWSEDSTFVSSKKTQYEEHIYRCEDERFELDVVLETNLSTIRVLETVQRKLSRMSAEEQAKFRLDNTLGGSSEVVHRKAVQRIYGDKAPDIIDGLKKNPSVSVPIVLKRLKTKEEEWREAQRGFNKIWREQNEKYYLKSLDHQGIHFKQNDTKVLRSKSLLNEIESIYDEHQEQASEENTTPPAGPHLTLAYEDSQILEDAAALIIHHVKRQTSIHKEEKFKIKQIIFHFIPDMLFSQRGELSDVEEEEEEEEMELEEGASKKHNGVPSSGSPSKSKLLFSNTAAQKLRGCDDAYNLFYVNNNWYIFLRLHQTLCSRLLKLYGQAERQIEEDVRERDWEREVLGLKREKNDNPAIQLRLKEPMDIEVEDYYSAFLEMVRNLLDGNMEASQYEDSLREMFTIHAYIAFTMDKLIQSIVRQLQHIVSDEICVQVMDLFLAENSTGASGGSMSTQSSRNSAEAIYQRKAEQLMSDENCFKVMFLRNRGQVHLMVELLDTEEENSDEPMEAERWSDYVERYLNPDSTTPELREHLAQKPVFLPRNLRRIRKYQKGREQLDKEACEGGKKSLEKEKMECMFKLNSYKMVYVFKSEDYMYRRTALLRAHQSHERVSTRLHKRFQAWVDTWVKEHVTRDMNAETNKWLMGEGREGLLPCTTARQPEVVHFVNINKYRVKYGTPSKSP is encoded by the exons ATGAAGCGGCGACTGGAGGATCAGGAAACGGTTTTTGCATCTCAGCAGCGGCGCCTCACTGGTAACGTGGAGGCTTTCCAGCATCGCGTTCTAGCCCCTGCTCCGGCTCCAGCTGTGTATGAGGCTGTGCCAGACAACATGCAGCCCACGGCAGGCGTTCAGTACTCCGTCCCACTGGGATACCAG GTTCCCACTGTGTCCCAGAACAGTGGTGGACATGGGCACACCCCGAGCCCAGCCGTCCATGGTGGGTCCCATCATCACAACCCAGCAGTCCAATCTCACGGGCCCTCAGTGATGTCAGGACACAGTCATACAGCTGCTCCTCAGGCCTCCGCACAGGGTCAGCAGCAGTTTCAAAGGCTCAAG GTGGAAGATGCTTTGTCTTACTTGGACCAAGTAAAATTGCAGTTTGGCAACCAGCCTCAGGTCTACAATGACTTCTTGGATATAATGAAAGAGTTCAAGTCTCAAAG TATTGACACTCCAGGGGTCATCAACCGTGTGTCACAGTTGTTCAAAGGTCATCCTGACCTCATCATGGGCTTCAACACTTTCCTGCCACCAGGCTACAAGATTGAGGTCCAGACCAATGATTTGGTCAATGTGACAACACCCGGTCAAATTCACCATATCACTCCTCATGGCATTTCAGTGCAGAACATCCCCTTAACAGGAGCAGCTACCCAACACCAACCGCAGCTcccatctgcaccaaccaccaCTGCTTCCCCTCTTTTAACACAGCCTACCCCTGCCAAAATGACCAAA CCTCTCCAGCCCCAGGCCTTGACACCGAGCATCCAGAGCAGTCCGTCCATACCTGGGCACACCTCTCCCCGCTCCCCACCCATGCAGCTCCACACCCCTCTCAGTGGGACCCCCACTGGACCACCCATGCAGAACAACCAGCCTGTGGAGTTCAACCACGCTATCAACTACGTCAACAAAATCAAGAATCGCTTCCAGGGCCAGCCTGACATTTACAAAGCCTTCCTGGAAATACTCCACACCTACCAG AAAGAGCAGCGTAATGCTAAGGAGGCAGGAGGGAACTACACACCGGCTCTGACGGAGCAGGAGGTGTATGCTCAGGTGGCCAGGCTCTTCAAGAATCAAGAGGACCTGCTGTCCGAATTTGGACAATTTCTGCCTGACGCCAACAGTTCGGTG CTGTTAAGTAAGACCACAGCTGAGAAGGTAGAGTCTGTACGGAACGACCACGGTGGAACTGCGAAAAAGCTGCAGCTCAACAACAAACAGAGGCCCAATCAGAACGGCTGCCAGATCCGACGCCATCCAACTCCAGGGTCCACACCACCTGTCAAG AAGTCCAAGTTACTGAATTTGAAAGATCCGTCAATGGCAGAAGTTGGCAAGCATGGAGTCGGCACAGAATCTCTGTTCTTTGAGAAG GTGCGCAAAGCCTTGCGAAGTGCAGAGGCCTACGACAACTTCCTGCGGTGTCTGGTCATCTTTAATCAAGAGGTGATCTCCAGGGCTGAACTGGTGCAGTTGGTGCTGCCCTTTTTAGG TAAATTTCCCGAACTCTTCAACTGGTTTAAGAACTTCCTGGGATATCGGGAAATGTCCCACATTGAGGCATATCCTAAGGAACGGGCCACTGAGGGCATCGCCATGGAGATTGATTATGCTTCCTGTAAGAGACTAGGCTCCAGTTACAGAGCTCTGCCCAAAAGCTACCAGCAGCCCAAATGCACTGGGAGAACTCCGCTTTGTAAAGAG GTCTTAAATGACACCTGGGTGTCCTTCCCCTCCTGGTCTGAGGACTCCACCTTTGTCAGCTCAAAGAAAACTCAGTATGAAGAGCATATTTACAGATGTGAGGATGAACGCTTTGAG TTGGATGTAGTACTGGAAACCAACTTGTCCACCATCAGAGTGTTGGAGACAGTACAGCGTAAATTGTCTCGCATGTCAGCCGAGGAGCAGGCCAAGTTCCGTTTGGACAACACGCTGGGCGGCTCCTCGGAGGTCGTGCACCGCAAGGCTGTCCAGAGGATATATGGAGACAAAGCACCGGACATCATCGATGGCCTGAAGAAAAACCCTTCAGTTTCTGTCCCTATTGTGTTGAAGAG GTTAAAGACAAAGGAGGAAGAGTGGCGGGAAGCGCAACGGGGCTTCAACAAGATATGGAGGGAGCAGAATGAGAAGTATTACCTCAAATCTCTTGATCATCAAGGCATCCACTTCAAACAGAATGACACCAAAGTGCTTCGATCCAAGTCCTTGCTGAATGAAATTGAAAGCATCTATGATGAG CACCAGGAGCAGGCTTCTGAGGAAAACACCACCCCACCCGCAGGTCCCCACCTGACACTGGCCTACGAAGACAGTCAGATACTGGAGGATGCTGCAGCACTCATCATCCACCATGTCAAGCGGCAGACGAGCATTCATAAGGAGGAaaaattcaaaatcaaacaaatcatCTTCCACTTCATCCCCGACATGCTGTTCTCGCAGCGTGGTGAGCTTTCTGAcgtagaagaggaagaggaggaggaggagatggagctgGAGGAAGGAGCATCCAAAAAGCACAACGGTGTCCCCAGCAGTGGGAGCCCCTCTAAATCCAAGTTGCTGTTCAGCAACACGGCGGCACAGAAGCTGCGCGGCTGCGACGACGCCTACAACCTCTTCTACGTCAACAACAACTGGTACATCTTCCTGCGACTGCACCAGACGCTGTGCTCGCGACTGCTGAAGCTGTACGGGCAGGCGGAGCGACAGATCGAAGAGGACGTCAGAGAACGCGACTGGGAGAGGGAAGTCCTAGGACTCAAGAGGGAGAAGAACGACAATCCAGCCATCCAGCTGAGACTGAAGGAGCCCA TGGACATTGAGGTGGAAGATTACTACTCGGCCTTCTTGGAGATGGTTAGGAATCTGCTGGATGGAAACATGGAGGCCTCTCAGTACGAGGACTCGCTGAGGGAGATGTTCACCATCCACGCTTACATCGCTTTCACGATGGACAAGCTCATCCAAAGCATCGTCCGACAG CTTCAACACATCGTGAGCGATGAGATCTGTGTCCAAGTAATGGACCTCTTCCTGGCAGAGAACTCTACTGGGGCCAGTGGAGGATCCATGTCCACTCAGTCTTCGAGGAATTCTGCCGAGGCTATCTACCAGCGGAAAGCCGAGCAGCTTATGTCTGATGAAAACTGCTTCaag GTGATGTTTTTGAGAAACAGAGGTCAAGTGCATCTCATGGTGGAGCTCCTAGACACGGAAGAGGAGAACTCTGACGAGCCCATGGAGGCAGAG CGTTGGTCGGATTATGTCGAACGCTACTTAAACCCAGATTCAACCACACCTGAGTTAAGGGAGCATCTTGCTCAGAAACCAGTTTTTCTTCCCAG GAATCTGAGACGGATCAGAAAGTACCAGAAGGGCCGAGAGCAGCTGGACAAGGAGGCGTGCGAGGGCGGCAAGAAGTCcctggaaaaagagaaaatggagTGCATGTTCAAGCTCAACTCTTACAAGATGGTATACGTCTTCAAGTCTGAGGATTACATGTACCGACGCACTGCACTGCTGAGAGCTCACCAG tcaCATGAGAGGGTGAGC